The following proteins are co-located in the bacterium genome:
- a CDS encoding glycosyltransferase, whose translation MVVLILKLYVLLVVVIMAIYATRHYRFTVNRLVGDQRLYYQDLIDSDLPRISVLVPMHDEEKVARQSLEAILRCEYPRGLLEIIPINDHSGDGTAAILDEMAAKHDVIRPLHRHEGQRGKPAALNDALLVAAADVIIVFDADYLPARGSLRDLAISFKDPEVGAVMGRVVPVNTRANLLTRLLDLERSGGYQVDQQARHNLHLMPQYGGTVGGFRRDLALSFGGFDQRVLAEDTDLTYRLFINGWKVVYANRVECFEEVPETWEVRSRQIRRWSRGHNYVMFKHFGGLLRSPYLTRAEKLDGLLLLTIYLVPVFLLTGILDSVALFFMGEMQIVDSVLVFLFVATYNSFGNFAPFYQIGTASLLDGVTHRIRLLPFLMFYFLANIWTITHGFLQALGDRFWRRKRAEWDKTKRFRKEAAA comes from the coding sequence ATGGTCGTTCTGATCCTCAAGCTGTACGTGCTGCTGGTGGTGGTGATCATGGCGATCTACGCCACGCGGCACTACCGGTTCACGGTCAACCGGCTCGTCGGCGACCAGCGCCTGTACTACCAGGACCTGATCGACTCGGATCTGCCGCGCATCTCCGTGCTGGTGCCGATGCACGACGAGGAGAAGGTGGCCCGGCAGTCCCTCGAGGCGATCCTGCGCTGCGAGTACCCGCGCGGGCTGCTCGAGATCATCCCCATCAACGACCACTCCGGCGACGGCACCGCGGCGATCCTGGACGAGATGGCCGCCAAGCACGACGTCATCAGGCCGTTGCACCGCCACGAGGGCCAGCGCGGCAAGCCCGCCGCCCTGAACGACGCGCTGCTGGTGGCCGCGGCCGACGTGATCATCGTCTTCGACGCCGACTACCTGCCCGCCCGCGGTTCGCTGCGCGACCTGGCGATCTCGTTCAAGGACCCGGAGGTCGGCGCGGTCATGGGACGCGTGGTGCCGGTCAACACGCGCGCCAACCTGCTGACCCGCCTGCTCGACCTCGAGCGCAGCGGCGGCTACCAGGTGGACCAGCAGGCCCGCCACAACCTGCACCTGATGCCGCAGTACGGCGGCACCGTCGGCGGCTTCCGGCGCGACCTGGCGCTCTCGTTCGGCGGCTTCGACCAGCGCGTGCTGGCCGAGGACACCGACCTGACCTACCGCCTGTTCATCAACGGCTGGAAGGTGGTCTACGCCAACCGCGTGGAGTGCTTCGAGGAGGTGCCCGAGACCTGGGAGGTGCGCTCGCGCCAGATCCGGCGCTGGTCGCGCGGGCACAACTACGTCATGTTCAAGCACTTCGGCGGGCTGCTGCGCTCGCCCTACCTGACGCGCGCCGAGAAGCTGGACGGCCTGCTGCTGCTGACGATCTACCTGGTGCCGGTCTTCCTGCTGACGGGCATCCTGGATTCCGTGGCGCTGTTCTTCATGGGCGAGATGCAGATCGTCGACAGCGTGCTGGTCTTCCTGTTCGTGGCGACCTACAACTCCTTCGGCAACTTCGCGCCCTTCTACCAGATCGGCACCGCGTCGCTGCTCGACGGCGTCACCCACCGCATCCGCCTGCTGCCCTTCCTGATGTTCTACTTCCTGGCGAACATCTGGACGATCACGCACGGGTTCCTGCAGGCCCTCGGCGACCGCTTCTGGCGCCGCAAGCGCGCCGAGTGGGACAAGACCAAGCGCTTCCGCAAGGAGGCGGCCGCATGA
- a CDS encoding secondary thiamine-phosphate synthase enzyme YjbQ, whose amino-acid sequence MVEFQVGTDARNAFVDITSQVQRAVDEIGLQDGAVLVWAPHTTAGVTVNEGADPDVVRDMIEALDRAVPWDAGWRHAEGNAAAHVKSSLVGCGQLVPVAGGRLALGVWQAVWFCEFDGPRRRSVRVHAV is encoded by the coding sequence GGTACGGACGCCCGCAACGCCTTCGTCGATATCACTTCTCAGGTTCAACGCGCCGTGGACGAAATAGGCCTGCAGGACGGGGCGGTCCTGGTCTGGGCCCCCCACACCACGGCCGGCGTCACCGTCAACGAGGGCGCCGATCCCGATGTGGTCCGTGATATGATCGAGGCCCTGGACCGCGCCGTGCCCTGGGACGCCGGCTGGCGCCACGCCGAAGGCAACGCGGCGGCCCACGTCAAGAGCAGCCTGGTGGGCTGCGGCCAGCTGGTGCCGGTCGCCGGCGGCCGGCTGGCCCTGGGCGTCTGGCAGGCGGTCTGGTTCTGCGAGTTCGACGGTCCGCGCCGGCGCAGCGTGAGGGTTCACGCCGTCTGA